A single Eulemur rufifrons isolate Redbay chromosome 9, OSU_ERuf_1, whole genome shotgun sequence DNA region contains:
- the LOC138391837 gene encoding receptor-transporting protein 5-like, translating into MAVDVRDPIFRGRGRLSEVKTTFELRGFLFKAGGTSSRPVGLARGHGPVSCSHGLGVLRTALPTGSYVVSLGPDGESSLTFPLSFARATGDKDAFTCCTEGQGQEGGRQGPASGGNTPPSRRLLWTAPRPAGSTRSHSPPPLLRTQMPLLVLPKATGRRVATRASSLLVMTPVRRPTPVASLPRIMAPWPPGPFLMTSEADSFIDVTEGREKEDGSQGPVGHQSRPPASAHGPVRVSEGSITIPFSVLDVIREGPGHIAHGPQNNGLVTYSYYGKGRLRSRLGKSSRGSRREADLRSGRACRRPRAEP; encoded by the coding sequence ATGGCGGTGGATGTCAGAGACCCCATCTTCCGGGGCAGAGGCCGCCTCAGTGAAGTCAAGACGACCTTCGAGCTCCGGGGCTTCCTCTTCAAAGCCGGGGGCACCTCCTCCCGCCCTGTCGGTCTGGCCAGAGGCCATGGCCCCGTCTCCTGCAGCCACGGCCTCGGAGTCCTGCGGACAGCCCTGCCGACAGGGTCCTACGTTGTCAGCCTCGGGCCCGATGGGGAGAGCTCCCTCACCTTCCCCCTGTCCTTTGCCAGGGCCACTGGGGACAAGGATGCCTTCACCTGCTGCACAGAGGGccaagggcaggagggtggccGCCAGGGCCCTGCCAGCGGAGGAAACACCCCCCCCTCCCGGAGACTGCTGTGGACAGCCCCACGGCCAGCGGGGAGCACTCGGTCACACTCCCCTCCACCTTTACTGAGGACGCAGATGCCTTTGCTGGTGTTGCCCAAAGCAACGGGAAGGAGGGTGGCCACCAGGGCCTCGTCACTGCTGGTCATGACCCCTGTACGGAGACCAACGCCAGTGGCCTCACTTCCAAGGATAATGGCTCCCTGGCCGCCTGGTCCTTTCCTGATGACATCGGAGGCAGACTCTTTCATTGACGTCAccgaaggcagagagaaggaagatggcaGCCAGGGCCCTGTGGGCCACCAGTCCCGCCCTCCAGCCAGTGCCCACGGCCCCGTCCGCGTCAGTGAGGGCTCCATCACCATCCCCTTCTCAGTCCTGGATGTAATTCGCGAGGGCCCCGGCCACATCGCCCACGGTCCCCAAAACAATGGCTTGGTCACCTACAGCTATTACGGGAAGGGACGGCTGAGGTCCAGGCTCGGCAAGTCCAGCCGTGGCAGCCGCAGAGAGGCAGACCTCCGCTCTGGCCGCGCCTGCCGAAGGCCACGTGCTGAGCCCTAG